A window of the Clupea harengus chromosome 8, Ch_v2.0.2, whole genome shotgun sequence genome harbors these coding sequences:
- the sim2 gene encoding single-minded homolog 2 — MKEKSKNAAKTRREKENGEFYELAKLLPLPSAITSQLDKASIIRLTTSYLKMRSVFPDGLGDAWGQPSRVSPLDNMAKELGSHLLQTLDGFVFVVASDGKIMYISETASVHLGLSQVELTGNSIFEYIHPSDHDEMTAVLSAHPPLTPHFLQEYEMERSFFLRMKCVLAKRNAGLTCGGYKVIHCSGYLKIRQYVMDMTIYDSCYQIIGLVAVGHSLPPSGITEIKLHSNMFMFRASLDLKLIFLDSRVAELTGYEPQDLIEKTLYHHVHGCDVFHLRFAHHILLVKGQVTTKYYRMLSKHGGWVWVQSYATIVHNSRSSRPHCIVSVNYVLTEIEYKDLQLSQDQTRAIKPAVTYKSALTSSQDTRKQLKTKAVKIKAKLKMSPYPQVRLPLLRCLMSCSFCTKSKHVSLMMFDGQALINEYPNPSFHSDSKLECSSQPGWKESPPYSLISCQEQSSVSEAAAEVLCAPTYGLPLPYPYGHFPPDSPAFAVRKLRPAQSSAGQATRHLLSSLQTRADGHWNGTNPCSSHSMKSHHNHTLSPSPGPCNSTYADLFDSMEDYGEALQFSCFNVPISFSTAGPTASRRYISEPIHEGYSSCSTSRPNSGLKEEPYEKPPQHVTKEGSKMPFSRDDPKDSLDVAERVHPCAMFSGAAMLAKASCEQARPLHGLGLGQHLPMQVMLEQRRRLCMRESSYAQRSDHPGLLEHVADGGGGGGDRETPKLVEQCGAEEKRMLMGMGMGLGGQTPYVSLNLHHVLAKHSSSFQGPAAYTLGHLTDNYNYRGEEINPYLYRGQSPASSSSPESHREIPHYIGTSVIITNER; from the exons ATGAAGGAAAAGTCCAAGAATGCAGCGAAGACCAGACGGGAGAAAGAAAATGGAGAATTTTATGAACTGGCGAAGTTATTGCCGCTGCCCTCCGCTATCACATCGCAACTGGATAAAGCCTCAATCATTCGACTGACGACAAGTTACCTCAAAATGAGATCTGTGTTCCCAGATG GCCTGGGAGACGCCTGGGGACAGCCCTCCAGAGTCAGTCCCCTGGACAACATGGCCAAGGAGTTAGGCTCCCACCTCCTCCAG ACACTTGACggctttgtgtttgttgtggcgTCTGATGGGAAGATAATGTACATCTCTGAGACGGCCTCGGTTCATCTAGGACTGTCACAG GTGGAGCTGACAGGAAACAGCATCTTTGAGTACATCCATCCCTCAGATCATGATGAGATGACAGCAGTACTGAGTGCACACCCGCCTCTCACGCCTCACTTCCTGCAAG AGTATGAGATGGAGCGCTCGTTCTTCCTGAGAATGAAGTGTGTTCTGGCCAAGCGTAACGCTGGACTCACATGCGGAGGTTACAAG GTGATCCATTGCAGCGGTTATCTGAAGATCCGCCAGTATGTGATGGACATGACCATCTATGACTCCTGTTACCAGATCATAGGTCTGGTGGCAGTCGGTCACTCACTGCCTCCGAGTGGCATCACTgagataaagctgcacagcaACATGTTCATGTTCCGAGCTAGTCTAGATCTGAAGCTCATCTTTCTTGACAGCAG GGTTGCTGAACTAACAGGCTATGAGCCTCAGGATCTGATTGAGAAGACCTTATATCACCACGTCCACGGGTGTGACGTGTTCCATCTTCGCTTCGCGCACCACATCT TGCTGGTGAAAGGACAAGTCACCACCAAGTACTACCGGATGCTCTCCAAGCACGGAGGATGGGTGTGGGTGCAGAGCTATGCCACTATTGTACACAACAGCCGCTCGTCACGGCCCCACTGCATCGTCAGTGTCAACTATGTGTTAAC GGAGATTGAATATAAAGACCTCCAGCTCTCCCAGGACCAGACCAGGGCCATCAAACCAGCAGTCACCTACAAGAGCGCCCTCACGTCCTCACAGGACACCCGGAAACAGCTCAAAACCAAAGCAGTCAAGATCAAAGCCAAGCTGAAGATGTCTCCTTACCCTCAGGTTAGATTGCCTCTCCTCAGATGTCTGATGTCATGTTCATTTTGTACCAAGAGTAAACATGTCAGCTTGATGATGTTTGATGGACAAGCGCTAATTAATGAGTAC cCAAATCCATCTTTTCATTCTGACTCCAAACTGGAGTGCTCCTCTCAGCCTGGCTGGAAGGAGAGTCCCCCATACAGCCTCATCTCCTGCCAGGAGCAGAGCTCCGTGTCCGAGGCTGCTGCGGAGGTGCTGTGTGCTCCCACCTATGGCCTCCCGCTCCCGTACCCCTACGGGCACTTTCCCCCAGACAGCCCCGCGTTTGCGGTGAGGAAGCTGCGTCCAGCCCAGAGCTCCGCCGGCCAGGCCACGCGACACTTATTGAGTTCCCTGCAGACCCGCGCCGACGGCCACTGGAACGGCACCAACCCGTGTTCATCCCACTCCATGAAGAgccaccacaaccacacctTGAGTCCCTCCCCAGGGCCCTGCAACAGCACATATGCAG ATCTGTTTGACTCAATGGAAGACTACGGAGAAGCT TTACAATTCAGTTGCTTTAACGTCCCCATATCATTTTCAACTGCAGGGCCAACAGCAAGCAGGAGATACATCAGTGAACCAATTCATGAGGGCTATTCCAGCTGCTCCACGTCCAGACCTAACAGTGGGTTGAAGGAAGAGCCTTATGAAAAACCCCCTCAGCACGTCACGAAAGAAGGCAGCAAGATGCCCTTTAGTCGAGACGATCCCAAGGATTCCCTGGACGTTGCAGAGAGGGTTCATCCGTGCGCCATGTTCAGCGGTGCCGCCATGCTTGCCAAGGCCAGCTGTGAACAGGCTCGCCCCCTCCacggcctgggcctgggccagCACCTCCCCATGCAGGTGATgctggagcagaggaggaggctgtGTATGAGGGAGTCGTCCTACGCCCAGCGCTCAGACCACCCCGGGCTGCTGGAGCACGTGGCggacggcggcggcggcggggggGACCGGGAGACCCCAAAGCTGGTGGAACAGTGTGGAGCGGAGGAGAAGCGGATGCttatggggatggggatgggccTGGGGGGCCAGACCCCCTATGTGTCTCTGAACCTCCACCACGTCCTCGCCAAACACAGCTCCTCCTTCCAAGGACCGGCAGCGTACACACTGGGCCATTTAACGGACAATTACAACtacagaggggaagagatcAACCCGTACCTCTACCGAGGCCAAAGCCCAGCCTCCAGCTCCTCGCCCGAGAGCCACAGGGAGATCCCTCATTACATCGGCACATCGGTCATCATCACCAATGAGAGGTAA